The Nocardioides marmorisolisilvae genomic interval CATGTTCGCACCGCTGACCCCGTCAACGCTGGCGTGGTGCATCTTGAGCACCACCGCGACCTGACCGCTCGCCATGCCCTCGATCACCCACATGTCCCACAGCGGACGGGAGCGATCCAGGCCGATCCCGGCAAGGTGGCCGGCGATCTCGGCCACCTCCTTGTCGCCTCCGGGAGCAGGCACAGCCAGCCGGTGGACGTGCCGATCGATGTCGAAGTTCGGGTCCTTCACCCACAGCGGGTGGTCGAGGCCCAGCGGGACCTGGCGCAGCATCCGCACGAACATCGGGATCCGGGCGACCCGGCGCTCGATCTCGTCCTTGAACCCCTCGAAGGAGTAGCCGCCCGGCACGGTCGCCGGGTCCAGGAGCATCAGCCCGCACACGTGCATCAGCTGCTGCGGGGTCTCGAGGTAGAGGAAGCTCGCATCGAGCCCGCTGAGCCGTTCCATGGGGCGAAGTCTAGGGCGGTTCGTGGAACGTGTTCTAGTTGGGTAATCTCGAAGCCATGCCAACCGCCTTCACCGTGCGGCAGGCCGTCCTCGCCGCGCTCGCTGCCAACGCCGTCAAGCCGCTGAACACCGCGGCCACCGCCGTGCCTGCCTTCGCGGCAGGCTGGCTGACCAGCGAGCTCGCGCCACAGCTGCTCGTCGCAGCCACCGTCGACACCCTGGTGTCGTCCCGGCGGCACCGCGCATCCCGCACCGGCGTCGCGTTCGCGGCGGCGACGGCGGCGGGCCTGGCCTGGGTGATCACCCGCGCGCAGGGCACCGGCGCGATCGTCGAGACCAGCCTGCGCGAGGGCGCAGGCGTCGACTACCTGGATCTCCTCGACACCCGGCCCACCGCCGAGGACCTCAAGACCCCGCTGCGGACTCTCGCGCGGCCGTTCAAGATGGCCGACCCGGGCGTCGAGGTGCTCCGCGACATCGCCTACACCGCGGGCGGACGGAAGGCCAAGCTGGACATCTACCGACCCAAGGACGTGGACCTGCACGGCGCACCGGTCCTCATCCAGGTGCATGGCGGCGGCTGGACGATCGGCAAGAAGGAGGAGCAGGGCCTGCTGCTGATGAACCGGATGGCCGCGCGCGGCTGGGTCTGCGTCGCGATCAACTACCGGCTGGCGCCGAAGTACCCCTTCCCCACCCAGATCGTGGACGTGAAGCGCGCGATCGCGTGGGTCCGCGACCACATCGCGTCGTACGGCGGGAGCCCTGACTACCTGGTGCTGACCGGCGGCTCGGCGGGGGGTCACCTGTCCGCCCTCGCCGCGCTGACCCCCGGGGACTTCCAGCCCGGTTTCGAGGATGCGGACACCAGCGTCGCCGGCTGTGTCCCGTTCTACGGCGTCTACGACTGGGTCGGCGACGACGGCGACCGGTTCACCGTCGGTCTTCGCGACAAGTTCCTCGCCGGACGGGTCTATCTGCCGGATCCGAAGGCGCACCTGGACGAGTACCGCGCGGCCTCTCCCCTGCACCGGATCACGCCCGACGCGCCCGACTTCTTCGTCATCCACGGCGCCAACGACACCCTGGTCTCGGTGCGGCAGGCGCGGGCCTTCGTCGCCCGGCTGCGCGAGGTCTCGAAGGCCACCGTCACCTATGCCGAGCTGCCCGGCACCCAGCACGCGTTCGAGGTGTTCGGCTCGATCCGCAGCCACACCACCATCAAGGCCGTCCAGCGCTGGCTGGAGTGGCACCGCGCCACCTGGCTGCGCGAGATGGAACTGCGCTCACCTCTGACGGGTGGATGACCCATTCGGTCTATTGCTCCGCGAACCTGACCGCGGCGATCGTGGAGGGGTGAGGACGCGCACGGGTGCGGCCGGTTTGGCCCTGGCACTGGGGGTCGCGCTCGTGCCGGGGCTGGCGCAGGCGCAGCCGAGCGGCGGATCGACCGCGGGCGTCGTCGTGCGCCCGAGTGCGTCCGGCAGGACGATCGGGCATCACCGGCCGCGCGTGCGCACGGTCTCCGACCCTCCGACCGAGGCTCCCAGGAGGCTGTTGCTCACCGTGCGGGGGACCGCCTCCAAGGTCGCGGTCTACCTGAACTCACGACCCGGCCCGAGGGGTCGCGACGCCCTCCTGGTCACGCGCGCCGTACGGGTGCGACGACACAAGGTGCGGGTCAAGGTGCCGACGGCACTCCGACCGGGCGGGTGGTACGTGGTCGTGTGTCCCGCGCGGACCCGGCACCGCTGTGCGGCATCTCGAACCACCATGGCCAAGCTGCCCGGTGGCGGACACCTGAGTCCACCGGTGCGGGTGACCACTCGACCTGAGGCGGCGCAGGCAGTCACGAAGGCCATCGGCCATCGCGGCGGCACACTGACCACGACAGGTGCGGACGGCACGAAGTTCACCCTGGCGATCGCGGCCGGCTCCGTCCCGGACGGAACGGCGATCACGATGACACCGTTGGCATCGCTCACCGGATCGGGCTGGGCCGGCAAGCTGATCGGTGCGGTCCAACTCGAGCCCTCCGGACTCACCCTCGTGCACGGTGGGACTCTCACCATCACGCCGGTCCATGCGGTCCCGGTGGCCCACCAGGTGGCGTTCGGCTACGAGGCCGGCGGATCGGATCTGGGCCGCGTGCCCTTCGGGCCGACGCGCGCGATGAGGATTCCGATAGCCCACTTCAGCGGGGCCGGCGCGGCAGACGACGGCGGCACGGCACCGCCGAGCACAGGCAGCAGCATCGTCGACTTCTACGAGATCCTGATCGCCGACGTGATCCAGGACATCCGATCGGGACACCTCAGCGAGTCGTCCGGCTTCGACCAGGTCCAGTCGCTGCTCCTCGATGCGCTGGCCGACATCAAACGGGACGAGGTGCCGCCCGGGCTGTCGGGGGACGCCGCCGCCGACCAGGCGATCAAGGACCTGCTCGTGCTGGCCCGTCAGAGCCAGCTCGTGGGCGGCGGCGAGAGCATGTTCGAGAACGTCCGCCCGATCATCCTCAAGCTGCTCGAGGGCAAGTGGAAGCGCGCACAGCAGCGCTGCGCGGACAACAAGGACCTCGCAGAGATCGCCAACGTCGTCGGCGCCGACCGGTCCGAGCAGCTCCTCGGGTACGTCGGGCACGACCTGGCCGACGACTACCAGTGCGCGCGCTTCACCGTGCACTTCGACTCGCGTGCGACGATGACCGGGACCGGTGGCGTGAGCGGCACCATCCAGCTGGAGTACGCCGCCGACCCGATCGTGAGGTTCGACAGCTCGCTGACCCACCTGACCGGTGCCGCCGTGGGTGGCAGCTACAAGACGTGCTCGGGAAGCGTCTCGAACGCTGACGGAAGCTATGGTCCCAGCAGCTGTACGCCGGCCTCCTTCTCGGTGCAGAGTCTGGTCATCGACAATCTGTTGGGCGAGGGCGGCGCGAGCGGGGGCACGATCTCGGTGGACGTCGGCAAGCCGTCGGAGACCTACACCGCGGCGACGGCGCTGGGGTCGCGCGACTACCAGGCGTCGTACTGGCTGGGCTGCTTCCAGAACACCTTCGTCCAGCCGTTCCAGCTCACCGCCGGTAGTGGATCCACCGTGGTCACCGGAACGTCCACGGGTGACTACGCGAAGGGCGACTTGAGCTGCTCGATGGTCACCTCGATCGACGTCGAGCTGACCCCGCCGGCACCGCCCCGGTAGTCCCCATGGCCCGGGCAGCACGCTGCCGGGCCCGGACCGGACGGTCAGCGGGGCATGCCCAGGATGCGCTCGGCGGCGACGTTGCGGAGGATCTGGGTGGTGCCGCCGGCGATCGACAGGCACCGGGTGTTGAGCAGCTCCCACACGTCGTCGCGTACCTCCTCGTCGCCCACGACCGCGCGCTCGCCGTGCATCCTGACCACCAGCTCGGCACCGTCCTGGCGGTTCCGCACGCCGAGGAGCTTCGCGACGCTCGACTCCGCGCCCGGCCCTTGGCCGGCCAGCGACCGCAGCACCGTGCGCACGGCGAGCAGCGAGCACACCGTCGACAGCGCCACCGAGTGGCCGACCTGCACGCGCTGTGCCGCCGGCGTCGCGTCGTCCACCAGCGCCACGGCACGCTCGGTGGACTTGCTCAGCTTGTTGCCGGCCATCGCCACCCGTTCGTTGACCAGGGTGGTCCGGGCCAGTCGCCAGCCGTCGTCGACCTTCCCGACCACGCAGTCGTCGGGCACGAACACGTCGTCGAGGAACACCTCGTTGAACAGTGACTCCCCGGTGATCTCGCGCAGGGGCCGCACCTCCAGGCCGGGGCTGTTGCGCATGTCGACGAGGAAGTAGGTGATCCCCCGGTGCTGCGGGACGTCCGGGTTCGTGCGGGCCAGACAGATTCCCCAGTCGGCGCGCTCGGCGACCGAGGTCCACACCTTCTGGCCGGTCAGTCGCCAGCCGGCGCGCTGTCCTGAGCTCGGCGAGGGCTCGACCCGCACGGCGCGGGTGCGCAGCGAGGCCAGGTCGGAGCCGGAGCCCGGCTCGGAGAAGAGCTGGCACCAGACCAGCTCGCCGAGCAGCGAGGGCCGGACGAACCGATCCCGCTGCGCGTCGGTGCCGTGCTCGAGGATCGTCGGCAGCGCCCAGCCCGCGATCACGATGTCGGGCCGCACGACGCCCGCCCGGTCGAGCTCCTGATCGATGACGATCTGGGTCACGGGATCGGCGCCCACGCCGTACGGCGGCGACCAGTGCGGCGTCAGGTATCCCGCGTCCACCAGCGCCCGCCGCTGCTCGTGGTCGGGCGCGGCTGCGATCGCCTCGCAGCGGGCCCGCACCTCGGAGCGCACCGCCTCGTCGCGCCCCTCGAGGTCGAGGTCGATCCGCCGGCGTACGCCGGCCGCCGCCCGGCCGGCGAGCCGCTCCGCCGCCGCGTCAGCGTCCCCCACCAGCGCCCGGAGCGAGACGGCCCGGCGCAGGTAGAGGTGCGCGTCGTGCTCGAAGGTGAAGCCGATGCCGCCCAGCACCTGGATGCATGCCCTGGCGTTCTCGACGGCTCCGTCGAAGGCCACCGCCAGGGCCACGTCGGCGGCGAAGTCCCACTGCTCCTCGTCACCGACGGCGGCGGCGTTCGCGACATCCCAGCCCGCGGCGGTCACCGACTCGGCCGTCTCGAGCATCTCGGCGCACAGGTGCTTGATCGCCTGGAAGCTGCCGATCTTCTTGCCGAACTGCTCCCGGACCCCGGCGTACTCGACGGCAGTGGCCAGGCACCAG includes:
- a CDS encoding alpha/beta hydrolase, whose protein sequence is MPTAFTVRQAVLAALAANAVKPLNTAATAVPAFAAGWLTSELAPQLLVAATVDTLVSSRRHRASRTGVAFAAATAAGLAWVITRAQGTGAIVETSLREGAGVDYLDLLDTRPTAEDLKTPLRTLARPFKMADPGVEVLRDIAYTAGGRKAKLDIYRPKDVDLHGAPVLIQVHGGGWTIGKKEEQGLLLMNRMAARGWVCVAINYRLAPKYPFPTQIVDVKRAIAWVRDHIASYGGSPDYLVLTGGSAGGHLSALAALTPGDFQPGFEDADTSVAGCVPFYGVYDWVGDDGDRFTVGLRDKFLAGRVYLPDPKAHLDEYRAASPLHRITPDAPDFFVIHGANDTLVSVRQARAFVARLREVSKATVTYAELPGTQHAFEVFGSIRSHTTIKAVQRWLEWHRATWLREMELRSPLTGG
- a CDS encoding acyl-CoA dehydrogenase, with product MSIGISDEHVELAASLRKWADGINGIASARAAEAETAAGFGGVWRAVAEMGVATIGLPESDSGGDGSVLDVAVALEACAHALVPGALLGSTVARLLLSGTSAGAGLAPDSVVGLGLTRGRVWDAPSATHLLLPDPADRWWLVPAAAVDLEPRVGLDLTRRFGAHEVIEPGSVAGSVRVDGLANAAVRRMTVTLAAAEAAGVARWCLATAVEYAGVREQFGKKIGSFQAIKHLCAEMLETAESVTAAGWDVANAAAVGDEEQWDFAADVALAVAFDGAVENARACIQVLGGIGFTFEHDAHLYLRRAVSLRALVGDADAAAERLAGRAAAGVRRRIDLDLEGRDEAVRSEVRARCEAIAAAPDHEQRRALVDAGYLTPHWSPPYGVGADPVTQIVIDQELDRAGVVRPDIVIAGWALPTILEHGTDAQRDRFVRPSLLGELVWCQLFSEPGSGSDLASLRTRAVRVEPSPSSGQRAGWRLTGQKVWTSVAERADWGICLARTNPDVPQHRGITYFLVDMRNSPGLEVRPLREITGESLFNEVFLDDVFVPDDCVVGKVDDGWRLARTTLVNERVAMAGNKLSKSTERAVALVDDATPAAQRVQVGHSVALSTVCSLLAVRTVLRSLAGQGPGAESSVAKLLGVRNRQDGAELVVRMHGERAVVGDEEVRDDVWELLNTRCLSIAGGTTQILRNVAAERILGMPR